From one Leptospira noumeaensis genomic stretch:
- the lsa20 gene encoding LIC11469 family lipoprotein adhesin Lsa20 encodes MVRLFCKLTSVICFFVLMFAFSCGEEGERPKVLSTDTPISNPTKASKVSIFIKWETTKLPLKMEIREPSGAQSLALWTTGSVKEGKRAPFGDLIPEDKLVLKPGSKKQFLLVMQNPTDSPVYFFAAPHSAIPVEHSFGFKFKCLCVNHAFSVPPKETWYRVVEIRLAPDFLGDELTLTHNLIGISRERMLEFEKSAGKSIPSEMD; translated from the coding sequence ATGGTTCGCTTGTTTTGTAAATTAACGTCTGTTATATGTTTTTTTGTTCTGATGTTTGCCTTCTCCTGTGGAGAGGAAGGTGAGAGGCCTAAGGTATTATCAACAGATACTCCTATATCTAATCCAACTAAAGCAAGTAAGGTATCTATTTTCATCAAATGGGAGACAACCAAACTTCCCTTAAAAATGGAAATCCGTGAACCTAGTGGAGCTCAAAGTTTGGCCTTGTGGACGACTGGTTCTGTAAAAGAAGGAAAACGGGCACCATTTGGAGATTTAATTCCTGAGGATAAGCTCGTTTTAAAACCTGGTTCCAAAAAACAATTTTTACTCGTGATGCAAAATCCAACGGATTCCCCTGTTTATTTTTTTGCTGCTCCCCATTCCGCGATTCCAGTGGAACATAGTTTTGGATTCAAATTCAAATGCCTTTGCGTCAATCATGCATTTTCCGTTCCCCCAAAGGAAACTTGGTATCGTGTTGTAGAGATTCGTTTGGCACCTGATTTTTTAGGGGATGAATTGACTTTGACACATAACCTAATTGGAATCAGTCGAGAGAGGATGTTGGAATTTGAAAAAAGTGCAGGAAAATCGATCCCGAGTGAGATGGACTGA
- a CDS encoding thioredoxin domain-containing protein, whose product MPILVIVFFFQLFSCGENPKQDRFLPETLPSEEVVKLSISSDASLAKLREVANIKGQTLTEWKESERSFVTDQEISKYWSVERKILPKEILDTDSIDRLRESIRIRIVWSRLFHQSGLKWKEKSYEIGKKEILTKLNLKSSPKFGSSSAKWVVIEWSDYLCNFCRKTFPHTKNLLSKYKSQILYIHKDFPLDGDSEEGMFPLALGRCLWEKDPERFASHMQLLYDNAKKISNGEDLHVSEWGSYPDCQPQNLKSKYFEQVKIDMKEAVELGVNSAPSFWVNGRWVVGALNAETWERVLKDTMSH is encoded by the coding sequence ATGCCTATCTTAGTGATTGTATTTTTCTTTCAGTTATTTTCCTGCGGGGAGAATCCAAAACAGGATCGGTTTTTGCCTGAAACATTACCTTCGGAAGAGGTTGTTAAGCTTTCAATTTCGTCTGACGCGAGTTTGGCGAAGTTACGGGAAGTTGCGAATATAAAAGGACAAACGTTAACGGAATGGAAAGAGTCGGAACGTTCGTTTGTCACTGACCAGGAAATATCAAAGTATTGGTCGGTAGAAAGAAAAATTTTGCCAAAGGAGATTTTGGATACAGATTCAATTGACCGCTTGCGAGAATCGATTCGGATTCGTATTGTTTGGAGTCGTTTGTTCCACCAATCAGGACTGAAATGGAAAGAAAAATCTTACGAGATAGGAAAAAAAGAAATTTTAACAAAATTAAATTTGAAAAGTTCACCTAAGTTTGGTTCTTCGAGTGCTAAATGGGTGGTGATTGAGTGGAGTGATTACTTATGTAACTTTTGTCGAAAAACATTTCCTCATACAAAGAATTTACTTTCCAAATACAAATCTCAAATTTTGTACATACACAAAGATTTTCCTTTGGATGGAGACTCTGAAGAAGGAATGTTTCCTTTAGCATTGGGTCGATGTTTGTGGGAAAAAGATCCAGAGAGGTTTGCATCACATATGCAATTGTTATATGATAATGCTAAAAAAATATCTAATGGTGAAGATTTACATGTGAGTGAGTGGGGATCCTATCCGGATTGCCAACCGCAGAATTTAAAATCTAAATACTTCGAACAAGTCAAAATTGATATGAAGGAAGCTGTAGAACTTGGAGTGAATTCTGCTCCCAGTTTTTGGGTGAATGGGCGGTGGGTGGTCGGGGCCTTAAATGCAGAAACTTGGGAGCGTGTTTTAAAAGATACAATGAGTCATTAA
- a CDS encoding LamG-like jellyroll fold domain-containing protein, which translates to MKKITLPLVFFLLCSCSLPSLTRSPLDFLAFLRFFTGPQFTGHSIGGVVSGLLPGTSVTVTNNQESVTVSSDGNFIFPTKLSSGQSYDVSFVTNGVGLICSIANSQGVVQSSNITNVSITCGLGSNFYEVGVNVSGLSGTITVQNNAVDTLNISTTGLTKFTTLVPTGNNYAVTITSQPVGTICSFDDPNLSVGTIVAANVTIFITCVTGYLVGGNIHPNPSADLGTSLIGRKSFLRTRVGSYPTNAGGGGAVTGGAVATAGPTAARFNGPATIITDGNFIYVADSVNAVIRKIDKSNGTTTILAGGNSGGGTVCPGTVTTNCQDGVGTAAQFNGLVGLTTNGNNLFVLESSGRRIRKVNLATSVVSTLAGSGSAASADNVSGILASFNNPSSITIFNGSLYVVDRGNCTIRVINPNTTAVSTIAGGATLCSFADDTTGTNARFVSPITAIGLGGYLYITDLAGVGGHKIRRLSLSGTNAVDTIAGDGVQASTDGIGTAAQFNDPHGLTTDGTNLFISEWSGHKIRHLNLSTSKVTTLVGSSSGYSDNTGGMGLLNFPGYLLSDGLNIYISDSGNHSIRYLEPSELLRYTFDGNSNDSIGTNHGLVTGAPTPTMDENGLASGAYEFHGSPEVIQSTSNITPQISDNLTVSAWVYPAGNAGSQFLFYNGMGGSNGYGVIFDGATRKLSISLGAVASSGNTTMSLPLNQWSHVVLTRSYPNWKIYINGKADPLAFSTNPNPPANTFKAGDAGNGFYFKGKVSDLRFFNGGLDNDEIQKLAVQIPSGLVTYYPFNGNAKDYGSAGNHLNISGAITTNDRSGHPSGAYYFNGASYMQKLSPSGLPTGNSPRTVCAWFNTSNSAGQYIVGFGTMAASSGNGLVITSTVTGMFGTTDDVTIFHEGFMNQWMHLCGVYDSSTVYIYENGVLRTSMNKSWTTAVSPNLEVGRLINGAANFSGDLDEIRIYDRVLSLSEIRTLSGHYPTQVSSWNQTPASSSLKFYLMPEAASFGPGACSGGANCVGVVDDRSGNGLHVSQGTGAQQPIFNSTGINGSKSLRFVDTVGTFLTRACTPELNTAANTIFAVYNDMNVAGSDGIFHNGTSGKLLYLPDSAGNQLALFDLQLNSIRMVTNGNYSSINEFVLMALDYDGTSGNIFKGGSVVASTSFGAPAYSCSGGQLDIGRYYWGSGAPASDGDYLDGFMGDLIYFDQVLSTGDRHIVECYLSNKYSLPLSHSCP; encoded by the coding sequence ATGAAGAAAATCACATTGCCATTGGTATTTTTTCTTCTTTGTTCCTGTTCGTTACCTTCGCTCACTCGCAGCCCACTAGATTTTTTAGCATTCCTACGTTTTTTTACAGGCCCACAGTTTACAGGACATAGTATCGGTGGAGTGGTCTCTGGACTCCTACCGGGAACTTCCGTCACAGTTACGAACAACCAAGAATCGGTGACAGTGAGTTCCGATGGAAACTTTATTTTTCCAACCAAACTCAGTTCAGGACAAAGTTACGACGTTAGTTTTGTGACCAATGGTGTTGGACTCATTTGTTCCATTGCCAATTCCCAAGGTGTTGTACAAAGTAGCAATATAACAAACGTAAGTATCACCTGTGGGCTTGGCTCAAACTTTTATGAAGTCGGTGTGAATGTCTCCGGCTTAAGCGGAACCATTACGGTTCAAAATAATGCCGTCGATACTTTAAATATTTCCACCACTGGCCTTACTAAATTTACAACACTTGTACCAACGGGCAACAATTATGCAGTGACCATTACATCACAACCGGTTGGTACAATCTGTTCGTTTGATGATCCTAATTTATCAGTGGGAACTATTGTCGCTGCCAATGTAACAATATTCATCACTTGTGTAACAGGATACCTTGTGGGAGGGAATATTCACCCGAATCCAAGTGCAGATCTCGGAACTAGTTTGATAGGAAGAAAATCTTTTCTAAGAACCAGAGTTGGATCTTATCCTACGAATGCTGGTGGTGGTGGCGCTGTCACAGGGGGAGCCGTTGCCACCGCGGGGCCAACAGCAGCACGTTTCAACGGGCCAGCAACAATTATCACTGATGGCAATTTTATTTATGTTGCAGATAGTGTAAATGCAGTCATCAGAAAGATTGATAAATCGAATGGAACCACAACCATCCTTGCCGGTGGAAATTCAGGTGGAGGAACTGTTTGCCCGGGTACTGTCACAACCAATTGCCAAGATGGAGTGGGAACCGCAGCGCAGTTTAACGGTCTTGTTGGTCTCACAACAAATGGTAACAATTTATTTGTTTTAGAATCTTCTGGTAGACGGATTAGAAAAGTCAATCTGGCAACATCCGTAGTATCGACGTTAGCTGGAAGCGGAAGTGCGGCTTCGGCGGATAACGTTTCCGGAATTTTAGCCTCTTTTAATAATCCTTCCTCCATTACCATTTTTAATGGGAGTTTGTATGTAGTTGATCGTGGAAATTGTACCATTCGTGTGATCAACCCTAATACAACTGCCGTTAGTACCATTGCTGGAGGGGCCACTCTTTGTAGTTTCGCCGACGACACAACGGGAACTAATGCTCGCTTTGTGTCTCCCATAACTGCGATTGGTTTAGGTGGATACCTTTATATTACGGATCTTGCGGGAGTGGGCGGACATAAAATTCGCAGACTTTCCTTAAGTGGTACTAATGCAGTGGATACAATTGCTGGTGATGGTGTGCAAGCGTCTACAGATGGAATAGGAACGGCGGCCCAGTTCAATGACCCGCATGGACTCACAACCGACGGAACCAATTTGTTTATCTCTGAATGGTCAGGACATAAAATCAGACATCTAAACTTATCAACCAGTAAAGTCACAACCCTTGTGGGAAGTAGTTCGGGATATTCTGACAATACTGGTGGAATGGGTCTTTTGAATTTTCCTGGATATCTACTTTCCGATGGTCTTAATATTTATATTTCGGATTCTGGAAATCATTCCATCCGTTACTTAGAACCTTCCGAATTACTTCGCTATACCTTTGATGGAAATTCAAATGATTCGATAGGAACAAACCATGGTTTGGTGACTGGTGCACCTACTCCCACAATGGATGAAAATGGCCTCGCCAGTGGAGCTTATGAATTTCATGGAAGTCCCGAAGTCATCCAGTCGACGTCAAATATTACACCTCAGATTTCCGATAATTTAACCGTTTCCGCATGGGTTTATCCTGCGGGAAATGCCGGTTCTCAGTTTTTGTTTTATAATGGAATGGGTGGTTCCAATGGTTATGGTGTTATATTTGATGGAGCCACTCGAAAGCTAAGTATTTCCCTAGGTGCAGTTGCTTCCAGTGGCAACACGACCATGAGTCTTCCTTTGAATCAATGGTCACATGTAGTACTCACACGTTCTTATCCAAATTGGAAAATTTACATCAACGGTAAAGCAGATCCTCTCGCTTTTTCCACGAACCCAAACCCGCCAGCAAACACTTTTAAAGCGGGAGATGCAGGAAATGGTTTTTATTTCAAAGGAAAAGTTTCCGACCTTCGTTTTTTTAACGGTGGCCTCGATAACGATGAAATCCAAAAACTAGCCGTTCAAATACCTTCTGGACTCGTCACCTATTACCCGTTTAATGGGAATGCCAAAGACTACGGAAGTGCCGGAAACCACTTAAACATCTCTGGTGCCATCACTACAAATGATAGAAGTGGTCATCCCAGTGGAGCCTATTATTTTAATGGTGCCTCCTATATGCAAAAATTATCTCCGAGTGGTTTACCCACAGGAAATAGTCCGAGAACCGTTTGCGCCTGGTTCAATACTTCCAACTCCGCCGGCCAATACATTGTAGGATTTGGGACGATGGCTGCTTCGTCAGGGAATGGGCTTGTGATCACTTCCACCGTGACTGGAATGTTTGGAACCACTGACGATGTCACCATCTTTCACGAAGGATTTATGAACCAATGGATGCACCTCTGTGGTGTGTATGATTCCTCAACGGTTTATATCTATGAAAATGGTGTTTTGCGAACTTCCATGAACAAATCTTGGACTACTGCCGTAAGTCCTAATTTGGAAGTAGGAAGACTCATCAATGGTGCTGCTAATTTTTCCGGAGATCTGGATGAAATAAGAATTTATGATCGTGTTTTATCTCTTTCGGAAATTCGAACTCTTTCCGGCCACTACCCGACTCAGGTAAGTTCGTGGAACCAAACACCTGCTAGTAGTAGTTTGAAATTTTATCTTATGCCAGAAGCCGCTTCTTTTGGTCCAGGAGCTTGCAGTGGAGGAGCTAATTGTGTGGGCGTTGTGGATGACCGGAGCGGGAACGGACTGCATGTCAGCCAAGGTACGGGAGCCCAACAGCCAATTTTTAATTCCACAGGGATCAATGGATCCAAAAGTTTACGTTTTGTGGATACAGTAGGAACATTCTTAACTAGAGCCTGTACACCTGAATTAAACACTGCTGCTAACACAATCTTTGCTGTATATAATGATATGAACGTAGCTGGCAGCGATGGAATTTTTCATAATGGCACATCAGGTAAGTTACTGTACTTACCTGATTCAGCTGGAAATCAACTCGCCTTATTTGACCTACAATTAAATTCTATTCGGATGGTCACCAACGGAAATTACAGTTCTATCAATGAATTCGTTCTTATGGCTCTCGATTATGATGGTACTTCCGGAAATATTTTTAAAGGAGGTAGCGTTGTTGCTTCCACTAGTTTTGGCGCTCCCGCTTACAGTTGTTCTGGTGGACAATTGGACATCGGTAGATACTATTGGGGTTCAGGAGCACCTGCATCTGATGGTGACTATTTAGATGGTTTTATGGGAGATTTGATCTATTTCGACCAAGTCCTGTCCACTGGTGACCGACACATTGTTGAATGTTATCTTTCCAATAAGTATAGTCTTCCTCTCAGTCATTCCTGTCCATAA
- a CDS encoding NADase-type glycan-binding domain-containing protein — protein sequence MKFRSYLLPFLVLTSLLVMNCGKKLHFSMVTSTSMENGLPFFVLDGKEWKAEPGAEFVKLHFYADNAFSLSKVSIESCSGQFKDRIAAYVNFDEVYASTDVQNSNSEVIFDPVVQARSVTLNFQRNQNICLKSVKFYDEKKKSYRTYAPEIISGSVTASETASPEPTYSVMNLFDSKYENGYASVKGGVGVTFNFDFAERKKISVIKIWNGYQRSDVHCIKNGRVKSFLLTGDDGYSAKINVEDTMGSQEITLPTPYKGQKLSMKVEEIYPGLTEKGIVLSELRFGHDGDWFAMDTLPKSKATASQNFDAFTKAALRKVLNRGLTGREVSEVAEGEVTDLPVGADNEVSVEENLDPPTASDWTIRLRSDGTFFLEGSTARTNYDAGEESSNRFYGMGNYEVKETSPGKIHLRIFGFLRKQTFTNFLDYGEGDCNGCGRDCNQVKNPDPNNTEKIFQEFVTLQVRGKQYYLTNSKKTENLDFSTLELSLE from the coding sequence ATGAAATTTAGATCCTATTTACTTCCCTTTTTGGTCTTAACATCTCTACTAGTCATGAATTGTGGCAAAAAACTCCACTTTTCAATGGTAACATCTACGTCGATGGAAAATGGGCTCCCTTTTTTCGTGTTAGATGGTAAAGAATGGAAGGCGGAACCTGGAGCTGAATTTGTCAAATTACATTTTTATGCGGACAATGCGTTCTCTCTAAGTAAAGTTTCTATTGAGTCTTGTTCGGGCCAGTTCAAAGACCGTATTGCTGCCTATGTAAATTTTGACGAAGTGTATGCGAGTACAGATGTTCAAAATTCTAATTCGGAAGTCATTTTTGACCCAGTGGTGCAGGCAAGGTCAGTGACCTTGAACTTTCAGAGAAACCAAAATATTTGTCTTAAGTCAGTGAAGTTTTATGATGAAAAGAAAAAATCATACAGAACATACGCTCCTGAAATTATATCAGGTTCCGTGACTGCTTCGGAAACAGCGTCGCCTGAACCAACATATTCAGTAATGAATCTTTTTGATTCTAAATATGAAAATGGATATGCTTCTGTTAAAGGAGGTGTCGGAGTCACATTTAACTTTGATTTTGCGGAAAGGAAAAAGATATCCGTAATAAAAATTTGGAATGGATACCAACGTTCCGATGTTCATTGTATTAAAAATGGACGAGTCAAATCTTTTCTATTAACTGGAGATGATGGTTATTCTGCAAAGATCAATGTAGAAGATACAATGGGAAGCCAAGAGATCACACTTCCCACTCCTTATAAGGGACAAAAACTATCTATGAAGGTAGAAGAAATTTACCCAGGTTTAACCGAAAAGGGAATCGTTTTATCCGAGTTACGTTTTGGACATGATGGGGATTGGTTTGCGATGGACACACTTCCTAAATCCAAAGCGACAGCTTCACAAAATTTTGATGCTTTTACGAAAGCGGCTTTACGGAAAGTATTGAATCGTGGTTTGACAGGTAGGGAAGTGTCTGAGGTAGCGGAAGGTGAAGTAACAGACCTCCCTGTCGGGGCAGATAATGAAGTTTCGGTAGAAGAAAATCTGGATCCACCAACTGCTTCTGATTGGACGATTCGTTTGCGTTCCGATGGAACTTTCTTTTTAGAGGGATCAACGGCTCGTACTAATTACGATGCAGGCGAAGAAAGTTCGAATCGGTTTTATGGAATGGGAAATTATGAAGTCAAAGAAACTAGTCCAGGAAAAATTCATCTCCGAATTTTTGGATTCCTTCGTAAACAAACATTCACTAATTTTTTAGATTATGGAGAAGGTGATTGTAATGGTTGTGGACGAGATTGTAACCAAGTCAAAAATCCAGATCCAAACAACACAGAGAAAATTTTTCAAGAGTTCGTCACTTTACAAGTTCGAGGAAAACAATATTACTTAACCAATTCTAAAAAAACGGAAAATCTTGATTTTTCAACCTTAGAATTAAGTTTAGAATAA
- a CDS encoding RNA recognition motif domain-containing protein, protein MSVNIYVGNLSYEMTENKLNELFSVHGAVSSAKIITDQYTGGSKGFGFIEMKERKDADNAINDLNGKNILNREMKVNIAKPKTNNWN, encoded by the coding sequence ATGTCAGTAAATATCTATGTAGGCAACCTTTCTTACGAAATGACGGAAAACAAGTTGAATGAGCTTTTTTCAGTACACGGAGCAGTATCTTCTGCAAAAATCATTACAGACCAGTACACTGGTGGATCTAAAGGTTTCGGTTTTATCGAAATGAAAGAACGTAAAGATGCAGACAATGCAATCAATGATTTAAACGGAAAGAATATTCTAAACCGTGAAATGAAAGTGAACATTGCAAAACCAAAAACCAATAATTGGAATTAA
- the modB gene encoding molybdate ABC transporter permease subunit, whose product MLVDIDPLLLTLKLAFLTTIVLVVITVPIAYWLTFSSFRYRFVFETILNLPLVLPPTVLGFYLLLLFSPNRFPGKWIEEVFHFRIAFSFFGILVGSLLFSLPFMLQAFQVGFSSIAKSYIETAIVLGKSKLTILFRVILPNCKAAILAGMVLTFAHTIGEFGVVLLIGGSIPGKTKVASIAIFEEVEAMNYFSAHLYAAILVVISMTVLLFLFRYKRNLTMVLAGKS is encoded by the coding sequence ATGTTAGTTGATATAGATCCCTTGTTATTAACACTAAAACTTGCTTTTTTAACAACTATTGTTTTGGTTGTGATCACAGTTCCCATTGCTTATTGGCTAACTTTTTCCTCTTTTCGATATCGTTTTGTATTCGAAACAATATTGAATTTACCATTGGTTTTACCGCCCACTGTTCTTGGTTTTTACCTTTTACTACTTTTTAGTCCTAATCGTTTTCCTGGAAAATGGATTGAAGAAGTATTTCACTTCCGAATCGCGTTTAGTTTTTTTGGTATCCTTGTCGGATCTTTGTTATTCAGTTTGCCATTTATGTTGCAGGCCTTCCAAGTTGGATTTTCCTCTATTGCAAAATCTTACATAGAAACGGCAATTGTACTCGGTAAATCTAAACTTACTATTTTGTTCCGCGTGATCCTTCCTAATTGTAAAGCAGCCATATTAGCCGGAATGGTATTAACTTTTGCACACACCATTGGTGAGTTTGGTGTAGTGCTTTTGATTGGAGGAAGTATCCCAGGAAAAACAAAAGTAGCTTCGATTGCAATTTTTGAAGAGGTTGAGGCGATGAATTATTTTTCAGCACATTTGTATGCAGCGATTTTAGTGGTTATCTCTATGACAGTTCTTCTTTTTCTTTTCCGTTATAAGAGAAATTTAACTATGGTTTTGGCCGGAAAAAGTTAG
- a CDS encoding CPBP family intramembrane glutamic endopeptidase, with translation MSVYKKFTVFFVSIIFLSLLVSALIYNLQMFVYHKNQETQLKPFHFSKILSRTATVVLFISLIWFRKKIDKKSIQSLGLENFSKNKPQLWIGFLVGILTLSLVIIVKIFFGVSTFSPKTWEIFDLVKCFYFLVAVFCIAFVEELFFRGYLLQSWIGDLGEKKAAVYTSLFFSLTHFIRPISDPLIFVSEFIGLFLVGYILSLAWIYTRTLYLSIGIHAGWVYVVKMQPYFVESIPHDNHWVFGGERLVSGGISWMFMIALVWFLKLSYERTLENKKIELV, from the coding sequence ATGTCTGTTTATAAAAAATTTACCGTTTTTTTCGTATCCATCATCTTCCTAAGCCTACTAGTCAGCGCATTAATTTACAACTTACAAATGTTTGTTTATCATAAAAACCAAGAGACTCAACTAAAACCATTTCATTTTTCAAAAATCCTTTCAAGAACTGCTACGGTTGTTCTTTTCATTTCACTGATTTGGTTTCGAAAAAAGATCGACAAAAAGTCGATACAATCCCTCGGCCTTGAAAATTTTTCTAAAAACAAACCCCAACTCTGGATTGGATTTTTGGTCGGAATTTTAACTTTGTCACTTGTGATTATTGTAAAAATTTTCTTTGGTGTTTCCACCTTTTCTCCAAAAACTTGGGAGATATTCGATTTGGTTAAATGTTTTTATTTTTTAGTTGCTGTGTTTTGTATCGCATTTGTTGAAGAATTGTTTTTTCGAGGTTACCTCTTACAATCATGGATTGGTGATTTAGGAGAAAAAAAAGCCGCAGTATACACAAGTTTATTCTTTTCTCTCACTCATTTCATCCGACCAATTTCTGATCCGTTGATTTTCGTTTCCGAATTCATTGGACTTTTTTTGGTAGGATACATTCTATCTTTAGCATGGATTTATACTCGTACATTATATCTTTCAATTGGAATCCATGCCGGTTGGGTTTACGTAGTCAAGATGCAGCCATATTTTGTAGAGTCCATACCCCATGACAATCATTGGGTGTTCGGTGGAGAAAGACTTGTCTCAGGTGGAATCTCTTGGATGTTTATGATAGCCTTAGTATGGTTTCTCAAACTTTCATACGAAAGAACCTTAGAGAATAAAAAAATAGAACTAGTTTAG
- a CDS encoding ATP-binding cassette domain-containing protein translates to MIKIDIQKTFISKSSKTLHFDFQCEIPLYQTNSLFGESGVGKTTFLKMLSGLLTPDRGFISVDGQTWFDSEKKINLPIVSRSIGFLFQESSLYPNMNVRENLEFAFPKGKGDQSFLKDLISIAEVGDLLDQKVEGLSGGQKQRLALVRALIQKPKYLFLDEPFTSLDHRIRNQIVSLIQSLQNRLQMTIILISHEIPELIKLSKKVYLVSEGQIHSSGHPMEIFRQKNLNSMEAEVMQVNEDTDEVALWFPRPFMVLKGIQEQKLGVGDLIQTEIHLPKDKLDF, encoded by the coding sequence ATGATCAAAATAGACATCCAAAAAACTTTTATATCAAAATCATCAAAAACTCTGCATTTTGATTTTCAATGTGAAATTCCTCTATACCAAACAAATTCCCTCTTTGGAGAATCTGGTGTTGGAAAAACAACTTTTTTAAAAATGCTTTCGGGACTACTAACTCCTGACCGAGGTTTCATATCTGTTGATGGACAAACCTGGTTTGATTCCGAAAAAAAAATAAACCTACCCATTGTTTCTAGATCCATTGGTTTTTTATTCCAAGAATCTTCTTTATACCCGAATATGAATGTGCGCGAAAACTTGGAGTTTGCCTTTCCTAAGGGAAAGGGCGACCAGTCTTTTTTAAAGGATTTAATTTCTATTGCAGAAGTAGGCGATTTATTGGATCAAAAAGTTGAAGGATTGTCTGGGGGACAAAAACAAAGGTTGGCCCTTGTTCGTGCTCTCATACAAAAACCCAAGTATCTTTTCTTAGACGAACCCTTTACGTCCTTAGACCATAGGATCCGTAATCAAATTGTTTCCCTCATCCAATCATTGCAGAACCGGTTACAAATGACGATCATTCTGATCAGCCATGAAATTCCGGAACTTATCAAATTGTCTAAAAAAGTTTATTTGGTTTCGGAGGGGCAAATCCATTCCAGTGGGCATCCAATGGAAATTTTTAGACAAAAAAATCTTAATTCGATGGAAGCCGAGGTGATGCAAGTAAACGAAGATACAGATGAGGTAGCTTTATGGTTTCCTCGTCCATTTATGGTGCTAAAGGGGATTCAGGAACAAAAGTTAGGTGTAGGAGATTTGATTCAAACGGAAATACATTTGCCCAAAGACAAATTAGATTTTTGA
- the modA gene encoding molybdate ABC transporter substrate-binding protein → MKNFKTLILFALIFVNGVFSETPESDLKNPKGEIEIFVAVAANFKNPFEDIRVAFLKQNPQIKITMVSGASGQLTNQIRNGAPVDIFLSADMDFPLTLFNEGFAENKPKVYAIGKLILMSQAEKNKTFSVQEHLLSQNTKFIAIANPKTAPYGRAAEETLKYYGIYEKVKGKLVFGENITQVNQFISTGSADFGFTSLSTAKAKENHNLFWKSIDRKSYTPILQGVIITSSKESRSKDKISAVYMFFDYLFSKEIQTILTEYGYASAEE, encoded by the coding sequence ATGAAAAACTTCAAAACCTTGATCTTGTTTGCCTTAATCTTTGTGAACGGTGTTTTTTCAGAAACTCCAGAATCGGATTTAAAAAACCCCAAAGGCGAAATTGAAATCTTTGTGGCTGTGGCTGCAAATTTTAAAAACCCATTTGAAGACATTCGGGTGGCATTTCTAAAACAAAATCCGCAAATCAAAATTACAATGGTTTCGGGAGCTTCTGGTCAACTAACAAATCAAATTCGGAACGGTGCACCGGTTGATATATTTCTGTCTGCTGATATGGATTTTCCACTTACCTTATTCAATGAAGGATTTGCGGAGAACAAACCGAAGGTGTATGCCATAGGAAAATTGATACTCATGTCACAGGCAGAGAAAAACAAAACCTTTTCGGTTCAGGAACATCTTTTGAGCCAAAATACAAAGTTCATTGCAATTGCCAATCCGAAGACTGCTCCATATGGTAGAGCCGCTGAAGAAACACTGAAGTATTATGGAATTTATGAAAAGGTAAAGGGTAAACTTGTGTTTGGGGAAAATATCACTCAGGTAAATCAGTTTATATCTACTGGTTCTGCAGATTTTGGTTTTACTTCGCTCTCTACAGCAAAGGCCAAAGAAAATCACAATTTGTTTTGGAAGAGTATCGATCGAAAATCATACACTCCTATCCTCCAAGGTGTTATCATTACATCTTCAAAAGAAAGTCGGTCGAAAGATAAAATTTCTGCGGTTTATATGTTTTTCGATTATCTTTTTTCTAAGGAAATACAAACCATTCTTACGGAATATGGTTATGCATCAGCGGAAGAATGA